From Segatella copri, the proteins below share one genomic window:
- a CDS encoding SusC/RagA family TonB-linked outer membrane protein: MNNLSRLLMSSALCTVCTVASAQQVNVNGIVKDAAGETVIGASVMVKGTKTGTVTDFDGNFHVECAPGSTLVISYIGYKTQEVKASDNMEVTLQEDANDLQEVVVTGYTTQKKADLTGSVAVVSTKNLKTSSETDPMRALQGRVPGMTVTTDGSPIGSGTVRIRGIGSFNSSQDPLYIIDGVPTNMALNTLNTNDIESMQVLKDAASASIYGSRASNGVIIITTKKGKKGSKVAVDFSANLTAQFYSNQSKMKLMNSSQYATAMAQAALNDGLDPVAYAANYGIDLNAASGTPITVWNPATNQYQNYTINGRYDGYINAKKTMRFSDTDWLDEISRTGFSQNYDLSVSHANDKHSAMFSLGYKNNEGVLKYTDFENISARLNTSWNLNKIVTVGENLTLTYTSQVDCHPMENALKMPSIVPVYEEDGKTFAGPVGSMADRQNPCREQYQNRNNHLDYWRIFGNAFVELKPVKGLTLRSNFGLDFKTSFINAMTNTYHSDIVNNDIAKTTLSNNNETNWTWSNTAQYVTQIGKHNIDVLGGMEFSKQSVIDFSAYSEGYALEDKDYMWPNAATGTMRNSGAKFGYRLASFFGKVNYNWDDLLLASFTIRHDGSSRFGKAHRWGTFPAASLGFRFSNLLKKDWLDDAKLRLSWGQTGNQAIDNNAQFGLYVVDYGLDRVTSTAYDLFLQGSGTFPSGYRATQLANPNLKWEAATQYNVGLDYTLFGNTLYGTVDAYIKNVKDMLINPAYLGATGEGGNSWQNGPSLRNWGMEFTVGYRKTLANGLGIDVNGNLDFFRNKVTYLPASTTGAYAHTSKENLVQSGKSYGSIVGYVADGIFQNQEEVDKSGQPNARVGGLKYKDLDGKNGITSDDQTWIFDPVPAFSYGLNIALNYKGFDFSMFWQGVYDQDVYNNQKFQTDFWAITDGGSNKGTRLLDAWNTNNTGSSIPRLSTMNTADEGRASSYYVENGSYLKLRTLQVGYTIPSSILSKLKMTSARVYLSGQNLLTIKSNSLTCSDPENPNWNYPLSTSVSFGLQVGF, encoded by the coding sequence TCCACACTTGTTATATCTTATATTGGATATAAGACGCAAGAAGTAAAGGCTTCAGACAATATGGAGGTAACACTTCAGGAAGATGCCAACGACTTGCAGGAAGTAGTTGTAACAGGTTATACCACTCAGAAGAAGGCAGACTTGACCGGTTCCGTGGCTGTGGTTTCAACCAAGAACCTGAAGACAAGTTCAGAGACAGACCCGATGCGTGCTTTGCAGGGGCGTGTTCCTGGTATGACTGTTACTACTGATGGTTCTCCTATTGGTTCAGGAACCGTGCGTATTCGTGGTATCGGTTCTTTCAACTCTTCTCAGGACCCTCTTTATATCATAGATGGTGTACCTACCAATATGGCTTTGAATACCCTCAATACAAATGATATCGAGAGTATGCAGGTTTTGAAAGATGCTGCATCAGCTTCTATCTATGGTTCCCGTGCTTCGAATGGTGTCATCATCATCACCACCAAGAAAGGTAAGAAGGGTAGCAAGGTGGCTGTTGACTTCTCTGCCAACCTAACTGCACAGTTCTATTCCAACCAGTCGAAGATGAAGTTGATGAACTCCAGCCAGTATGCTACTGCGATGGCTCAGGCTGCCCTGAACGATGGACTCGATCCTGTGGCTTATGCTGCCAACTACGGCATCGACTTGAATGCGGCCTCTGGTACTCCAATCACCGTTTGGAATCCTGCTACCAACCAGTATCAGAACTATACTATCAATGGTCGATATGACGGCTACATCAATGCCAAGAAAACCATGCGATTCTCTGATACCGACTGGCTCGATGAAATCTCTCGCACTGGTTTCTCGCAGAACTACGACCTCTCTGTATCTCATGCCAATGACAAGCATAGCGCTATGTTCTCCTTGGGATACAAGAACAATGAGGGTGTCTTGAAATATACCGACTTCGAGAATATCTCAGCTCGTTTGAATACTTCTTGGAATTTAAACAAGATCGTAACCGTAGGTGAGAATTTGACTTTGACTTATACCTCTCAGGTAGATTGCCATCCGATGGAGAATGCCTTGAAGATGCCTTCCATTGTTCCGGTTTACGAAGAAGATGGCAAGACCTTCGCTGGTCCTGTAGGAAGTATGGCCGACCGTCAGAACCCTTGTCGTGAGCAGTATCAGAACCGCAATAACCACCTCGACTACTGGCGCATCTTCGGTAATGCTTTCGTAGAATTGAAGCCTGTCAAGGGATTGACCCTGCGTTCTAACTTCGGTTTGGATTTCAAAACGTCGTTTATCAATGCGATGACGAATACTTATCATTCCGATATTGTCAACAATGACATCGCCAAGACAACGCTCTCGAATAACAATGAGACCAACTGGACATGGTCTAACACAGCCCAGTACGTTACCCAGATTGGCAAGCACAACATTGATGTACTCGGTGGTATGGAATTTTCCAAGCAGTCGGTTATCGATTTCTCTGCCTATTCAGAAGGCTATGCGCTGGAAGATAAAGATTATATGTGGCCAAATGCTGCCACGGGAACGATGCGTAACTCGGGTGCAAAGTTTGGTTATCGCCTGGCTTCTTTCTTTGGAAAGGTGAACTACAACTGGGATGATCTCCTCCTGGCTTCCTTTACTATCCGTCATGATGGTTCATCCCGATTTGGTAAGGCACATCGCTGGGGTACTTTCCCTGCTGCATCACTCGGTTTCAGATTCTCTAATCTCCTGAAGAAGGATTGGTTGGATGATGCCAAGTTGCGACTCTCTTGGGGTCAGACAGGTAACCAGGCTATCGACAACAATGCACAGTTTGGTCTTTATGTAGTGGATTACGGATTAGACCGTGTAACCTCTACTGCATACGACCTCTTCCTGCAAGGTTCAGGTACCTTCCCTTCTGGTTATCGTGCCACACAGTTGGCTAACCCTAACTTGAAATGGGAGGCTGCTACCCAGTATAACGTAGGTTTGGATTACACCCTGTTTGGCAACACCCTCTATGGTACAGTGGATGCCTATATTAAGAATGTGAAGGATATGTTGATTAATCCTGCTTATCTGGGTGCAACTGGTGAAGGTGGAAATTCATGGCAGAATGGTCCTTCGCTCCGCAACTGGGGTATGGAGTTCACCGTGGGCTATCGCAAGACCTTGGCTAATGGACTTGGCATTGACGTGAACGGCAATCTGGATTTTTTCCGCAACAAGGTTACTTATTTGCCAGCATCAACAACAGGTGCTTACGCTCACACATCTAAGGAAAACCTGGTGCAGAGTGGCAAGTCTTATGGTTCTATCGTAGGTTATGTAGCCGATGGAATTTTCCAGAATCAGGAAGAAGTAGATAAGTCTGGACAGCCAAACGCACGTGTCGGTGGATTGAAATACAAGGACTTAGATGGTAAAAATGGAATTACTTCAGATGACCAGACTTGGATTTTCGACCCTGTGCCAGCCTTCTCTTATGGTTTGAATATTGCTCTCAACTACAAGGGCTTTGATTTCAGTATGTTCTGGCAGGGTGTCTATGACCAGGATGTGTATAACAACCAAAAGTTCCAGACCGACTTCTGGGCTATTACTGATGGTGGTTCTAACAAGGGAACCCGTTTGCTCGATGCTTGGAATACCAACAATACCGGTTCTTCTATCCCACGTCTGAGCACCATGAATACAGCTGATGAGGGTCGTGCTTCCTCTTACTACGTTGAGAATGGATCTTACTTGAAGTTGCGTACCTTGCAGGTGGGTTACACCATCCCAAGCAGCATCCTCTCTAAGTTGAAGATGACAAGTGCCCGTGTCTATCTCTCAGGTCAGAATCTTTTGACCATCAAGAGCAATAGCCTGACTTGTTCAGACCCAGAGAATCCAAACTGGAACTATCCGCTTTCAACATCCGTATCATTCGGACTTCAGGTAGGTTTCTAA
- a CDS encoding RagB/SusD family nutrient uptake outer membrane protein, with protein MKKLYTMVLAAALVGTFTSCDDFLDYTPTAVVDEDKAFSEPDKMVNSAYAMLGDCWYSYPFNLWPYGDLSSDDCLKGGGGTGDTGYHDVEIWSTLTSTKGELDELWYRLYCAVSRCNRALVSLQQNGESTLGAEVTKQREAEVRFLRAHFYFKLLSMYRQIPWIDEKVYEDKTTESTSNTQFTYEELWQKVIADFQTAYDVLPAKQKDGGRVNKIAAAGYLAKCYLTIAWGDGYEATNGVDHINEEYMQKVVDYTDVVKNSDYGYMTDFGDIFLPDNKNNKESVFAVQTSDYSEDHTTFGRANWSNMLNGCWGMWSCGWDFHKPSQDLVNAFKTKNGLPEFDDYNKTCDYPVNGKPNSQKWDPRLFHTVGMPTFPYKYESEHTMTTANSRTPNVYGYYTSLKEVPQRSKGETYNGSWQAFAMNDYVLRYSDIMLMRAEALIELGNLEEARTIINDIRQRAKNSVDKHIEYAKDQCDIALYPESYFQDKETARKCLRWERRLEMAMENGRFFDLRRWGIASETLNKYFESEKKDQYGEQTYAQYLKDAKFTPGKNEFYPVPYNQLYYIPGLYKQNKGYE; from the coding sequence ATGAAAAAGTTATATACAATGGTGCTTGCAGCAGCACTGGTAGGAACATTCACCAGTTGTGATGATTTCCTGGATTACACCCCAACAGCTGTGGTTGATGAAGACAAGGCTTTCAGCGAGCCAGACAAGATGGTAAACAGTGCCTATGCGATGTTGGGCGACTGTTGGTATTCTTACCCATTCAACCTTTGGCCATATGGTGACCTTTCTTCAGACGATTGCTTGAAGGGTGGCGGTGGCACCGGTGACACCGGTTATCACGATGTGGAGATCTGGAGTACCTTAACCTCTACTAAGGGCGAACTCGACGAGTTATGGTATCGTCTCTATTGTGCCGTTTCCCGTTGCAACCGTGCTTTGGTTTCTTTGCAACAGAATGGTGAGAGCACACTGGGTGCTGAGGTAACCAAGCAGCGTGAGGCTGAGGTTCGCTTCCTCCGTGCTCATTTCTATTTCAAGTTACTTAGCATGTATCGTCAGATTCCTTGGATAGACGAGAAGGTTTATGAGGATAAAACAACAGAGAGCACATCAAACACTCAGTTTACTTACGAGGAATTGTGGCAAAAGGTGATTGCCGACTTCCAGACTGCATACGATGTACTTCCTGCTAAGCAGAAGGATGGCGGTCGTGTCAACAAGATTGCTGCCGCAGGTTATCTGGCCAAATGTTATCTTACCATTGCCTGGGGTGATGGTTATGAGGCAACCAATGGCGTTGACCATATTAATGAGGAGTATATGCAGAAGGTAGTAGATTACACCGATGTTGTGAAGAATTCAGACTATGGTTACATGACAGATTTCGGCGACATCTTCCTGCCAGACAATAAGAACAACAAGGAGTCAGTTTTTGCTGTCCAGACTTCCGACTATAGCGAGGATCATACCACCTTCGGACGTGCCAACTGGTCTAATATGCTGAATGGCTGTTGGGGTATGTGGTCTTGCGGATGGGATTTCCACAAGCCTTCACAGGACCTGGTGAATGCCTTCAAGACCAAGAACGGACTTCCTGAGTTTGATGACTACAACAAGACTTGTGATTATCCTGTAAACGGTAAGCCTAATAGTCAGAAATGGGATCCACGTTTGTTCCATACTGTAGGAATGCCTACCTTCCCATATAAATATGAGTCAGAACACACGATGACTACAGCCAACTCTCGTACACCAAACGTTTACGGTTACTATACCTCTCTGAAGGAAGTACCACAGCGTTCAAAGGGTGAAACTTACAATGGCTCTTGGCAGGCGTTTGCGATGAACGACTATGTGCTCCGTTATAGCGATATCATGTTGATGCGTGCCGAGGCTTTGATAGAGTTAGGCAATTTGGAAGAGGCTCGTACCATTATTAATGATATCCGTCAGAGAGCCAAGAATTCTGTGGATAAGCATATTGAATATGCCAAGGATCAATGTGATATAGCCCTCTATCCGGAGTCTTATTTCCAGGATAAGGAGACGGCAAGAAAGTGTCTTCGCTGGGAGCGTCGTCTGGAAATGGCTATGGAGAACGGCCGCTTCTTCGACTTGCGCCGCTGGGGCATTGCTTCTGAGACACTGAACAAGTATTTCGAATCTGAGAAGAAAGATCAGTATGGAGAGCAAACATACGCACAATACTTGAAGGATGCCAAGTTCACACCGGGCAAGAACGAGTTCTATCCGGTTCCATATAACCAGCTGTATTACATTCCTGGTCTTTATAAGCAGAATAAGGGATATGAGTAA
- a CDS encoding DUF4980 domain-containing protein — protein MKKIFISALVALCGFTASYAQQASFLSNNHCLYRISQESQNQKCLLLPVQESAEMANIKVIADNKQVKAFNVKLAKDHVDYYVPLYMNEFAGLKGLALDIHVNGDYSKEGLNALTCWENMKFSDSFDMKNREQYRPVFHQTPVYGWMNDPNGMFYKDGVWNLYFQYNPYGSQWENMTWGHSTSTDLVHWKFQGAPIQPDAIGTIFSGSAVVDKNNTAGLGKGAVVALYTSAGENQTQSMAYSTDNGKTFTKYEGNPIITSNVPDFRDPHMFWNEDIKKWNMIMAVGQHMEIYSSDNLKDWKYESSFGEKYGNHGGVWECPDLMKMKVRGTGKEKWMLICNINPGGPSGGSATQYFIGDFDGHKFTCDSKPEVTKWMDYGKDHYATVSFDNAPNGRRVAIAWMSNWQYANQVPTQQYRSGNSIPRDLGLFEYKGETYCSVVPSPEMTAARSKKAGKKLTESCEMVVNLKGNATITLSNDKGEKVVMNYDAKAETFSMDRTKSGKVDFSKDFAAVTKAPTYGNISQLRIFIDKSSIEALDADGKMAMTNLVFPSKPYNKVTVKGKGKYQVYDIK, from the coding sequence ATGAAAAAGATATTTATTTCAGCGCTTGTCGCTCTTTGCGGTTTTACCGCCAGTTATGCCCAGCAGGCTTCCTTTTTGAGCAATAATCACTGTCTCTATCGCATCAGCCAGGAGAGTCAGAACCAGAAGTGTCTCTTGCTCCCTGTGCAGGAGAGTGCGGAGATGGCCAACATCAAGGTGATTGCCGACAACAAACAGGTGAAAGCCTTCAATGTGAAGTTGGCTAAAGACCACGTAGATTATTACGTGCCTCTCTATATGAATGAGTTTGCCGGTTTGAAGGGCCTGGCTCTCGATATCCATGTAAACGGCGATTATAGCAAGGAGGGCTTGAACGCCCTCACTTGCTGGGAGAACATGAAGTTCTCTGATTCTTTCGATATGAAGAATCGTGAACAGTATCGCCCAGTTTTCCATCAAACTCCTGTTTACGGATGGATGAACGACCCAAATGGTATGTTCTATAAGGATGGCGTATGGAATCTCTACTTCCAGTATAATCCTTACGGATCACAGTGGGAGAATATGACCTGGGGACATTCTACATCTACCGACTTGGTACATTGGAAGTTCCAGGGTGCCCCTATCCAGCCAGATGCAATTGGTACCATTTTCAGCGGTTCTGCCGTTGTGGATAAGAATAATACCGCTGGTTTGGGCAAGGGTGCTGTTGTGGCTCTCTACACTTCGGCTGGTGAGAACCAGACACAGAGCATGGCTTACAGCACAGATAATGGCAAGACCTTTACCAAATATGAGGGAAATCCGATCATCACCAGCAATGTGCCTGATTTCCGTGACCCTCACATGTTCTGGAACGAGGACATCAAGAAATGGAATATGATCATGGCGGTTGGTCAGCACATGGAAATCTATTCTTCAGATAACTTGAAGGACTGGAAATACGAAAGCTCTTTTGGTGAGAAGTATGGCAACCATGGCGGTGTCTGGGAATGCCCAGACTTGATGAAGATGAAGGTTCGTGGCACCGGTAAGGAGAAGTGGATGCTTATCTGCAACATCAATCCTGGTGGACCTTCCGGAGGTTCTGCTACCCAGTATTTCATCGGTGATTTCGACGGTCATAAGTTTACTTGCGACAGTAAGCCTGAGGTTACCAAGTGGATGGATTACGGTAAGGACCACTATGCCACAGTTTCCTTTGATAATGCTCCAAACGGTCGCCGTGTGGCTATCGCCTGGATGAGCAACTGGCAGTATGCCAACCAGGTTCCTACCCAGCAGTACCGTTCAGGCAACTCTATTCCTCGCGACTTAGGTCTCTTCGAGTATAAGGGTGAAACTTATTGCAGCGTGGTTCCATCTCCAGAGATGACAGCAGCAAGAAGCAAGAAGGCAGGCAAGAAACTCACAGAATCTTGCGAGATGGTAGTGAACCTAAAGGGAAATGCTACTATCACCCTGAGCAACGACAAGGGTGAGAAGGTAGTGATGAACTACGATGCCAAGGCAGAAACCTTCTCAATGGATAGAACCAAGAGCGGTAAGGTAGATTTCAGCAAGGATTTCGCTGCAGTCACCAAGGCTCCAACCTATGGCAATATCAGCCAGCTGCGCATCTTCATCGACAAGAGCAGCATCGAGGCACTGGATGCTGACGGAAAGATGGCAATGACCAATCTCGTGTTCCCAAGCAAGCCTTACAACAAGGTTACTGTAAAGGGAAAGGGTAAGTATCAGGTTTACGACATCAAGTAA